A window of the Alnus glutinosa chromosome 4, dhAlnGlut1.1, whole genome shotgun sequence genome harbors these coding sequences:
- the LOC133865496 gene encoding leucoanthocyanidin reductase-like yields MCGSGPNVSEAGGRAMIIGSTGFIGQFVAEASLDSGRPTYLLVQSSQASPSKASTIKSLQDKGAITIYGSIEDRDLLEKILKEHKIEVVISAIGGDRISDQLILVDAIKAVGTVKRFLPSEFGHDIDRADPVEPALTFYNSKRIVRRYIEAAGIAYTYICCNSIAAWPYHDNTHPADVLPPLDRFYIYGDGTVKAYFVAGADIGKFTMKSIDDDRTLNKCVHFRPSSNLLNVNELASLWEKKIKRELPRVTISEDDLLAAAKDMRIPESIVAALTHDIFIKGCQINYAMDKPNDVDVCSLYPDTPFRTIDDCFNDLIKNSVDAPKVVEEPISNDAIIAPNSKPEALVITA; encoded by the exons ATGTGCGGTTCAGGTCCTAATGTCTCCGAGGCTGGTGGCCGAGCCATGATCATCGGCTCAACTGGGTTCATCGGCCAGTTTGTGGCCGAAGCTAGCCTTGACTCAGGCCGACCCACTTACCTTCTTGTCCAATCCAGTCAAGCCTCCCCTTCCAAGGCCTCCACCATCAAATCCCTGCAAGACAAAGGAGCCATTACCATATAT GGCTCAATAGAGGATCGGGATTTATTGGAAAAGATTCTGAAAGAGCACAAGATTGAGGTTGTAATATCAGCTATTGGTGGTGATCGCATCTCAGACCAGCTCATCTTAGTTGATGCCATTAAAGCCGTCGGCACTGTTAAG CGGTTTTTGCCGTCGGAGTTCGGGCACGACATAGACAGAGCAGACCCAGTGGAGCCGGCCCTGACTTTCTACAACTCCAAGAGAATAGTTCGACGGTATATCGAGGCGGCTGGGATTGCGTACACCTACATTTGTTGCAACTCTATTGCCGCGTGGCCTTACCATGACAACACTCATCCTGCCGATGTTCTCCCACCATTGGATCGCTTCTACATCTACGGCGATGGCACTGTCAAAG CTTATTTCGTGGCGGGTGCTGACATTGGGAAATTCACAATGAAATCCATTGATGATGATCGAACACTGAACAAATGTGTTCATTTTCGGCCATCGAGCAATTTACTAAACGTGAACGAGCTTGCCTCTCTGTGGGAGAAGAAGATCAAGCGTGAGCTTCCCAGGGTCACCATTTCAGAGGACGACCTTCTTGCTGCTGCCAAAG ATATGCGCATCCCAGAAAGCATTGTTGCAGCCCTCACGCACGACATTTTCATAAAGGGCTGCCAAATAAACTATGCCATGGATAAGCCTAACGATGTTGATGTCTGCTCTCTGTATCCGGACACACCATTCCGAACCATTGACGACTGCTTCAATGACTTGATCAAAAATAGTGTTGACGCCCCAAAAGTAGTTGAGGAGCCAATAAGCAACGATGCCATCATTGCCCCAAACTCCAAACCAGAAGCATTGGTTATCACCGCATGA